A stretch of DNA from Roseovarius sp. M141:
GCCGTGCCGATCAGGGAATACATGGCGGCGGCGCGCTGCCCGCCACGCTCGGACCCTGCGAAGAGCCATGATTTTCTTCCGAGGGCCACACCGCGCAGCGATCTTTCGGCGGCATTGTTGGTCAGGCAGATGCGGCCATCTTCGAGGAACGCGGTGAATCCTGACCAGTGCTTCGGCGACAGCAGGTAGTCGATCGCCTTGGCGACCTTGGCGTGCTTCGAGAGCAGCGCACGTTCTTCGCGCAGCCAACGCTCCAGATCGGCGACCAGCGGGACCGACTGGCGTTGTCGCACCTCGAGGCGGGCGGCGGGGATTTGCCGTTGATGTCGCGCTCGATCTCGAACAGGGCGTCGATGCGCTTCACCGCCTCGAACGCGATCGGCGAGATCTCCTTGGCGTTCTTGCCCTTGCGAATGTTCTTCTCGGCATCCGCGAGTTCGAAGAACTTGCGGCGGGCATGTGCCCAACACAGGGCCGAAGCAACGGGCCCCGGCACTCGCTTCGGGTCGTAAAGCTGGTTGTATCCGGCATAGGCATCAGCTTGCAGGATGCCCTGCCATCCCTTGAGATGCCCGGTCGGATGCTCGCCGCCCCGATCGCGGGAGAAGCGGAAGACCACCGCCGGCGGGGCGGTGCCGCCGAAGGTGCGGTCATCGCGCACATAGGTCCAGAGCCGCGCGGTCTTCGTGCCGCCGCGGGCGAGCAGCGGCACTGTCGTATCATCGCCATGCAGCCGTGCGGCGGCGAACACATGCGCCTCGATCAGCGCGTTCAGCGGTGTCAACAACTCGGTCACCGCGCCCACCTGGTCGGCGAGCCTGGACAGGCTCAACTCGACGCCTTCGCGGGCATAGCGGTCGGCCTGGCGGTTCAGGGGCTGGTGCTGGCCGAACTTCTCGAACACGATCATGGCAAGCAGGCTGGGGCCTGCCCAGCCGCGCGGGATCGGGTGGAACGGGGCCGGAGGCTGGCTGATCTTCTCGCAATCGCGACACGTGAACTTCTCGCGGACGGTTTGGACCACCTTCCACTGCCGCGGCACCACCTCCAGCGTGTCGGTGACATCCTCGCCCATCTTCACGATCCGTTCGGATCCGCAGCACGCGCAGTTTGAGGGGGCCTCGACCACGACCCGTTCGCGCGGCAGATGCTCGGGGAACGGCTTCTTCACCGGCTTGCGCCGCTCGAAGCCTGCAACCTTCGTCTTCTCCGCCGCCTGCTCGGCGCGGATGGCATCCTCCGCCGCAGCGGTTTCCAGTTCCTCGAGCTGCAACTCGAGCTGGTCGATCAGCCGGGCGGTGCGTTCGGCGCTGCGGCCATACTTGTCGCGCTTGAGCATGGCGATCTCAAGCTTCAGGCTAGGCGATCAGCGCCTCGGAGGCCGACACAACAGCGTTCGAACGGGCAAGCTGGGCCTTCGTGGCGGCCAATTCGGCGCGCAGTTTCTCGAGTTCGGAGGCGGCATCTGACATGGTCACAATCTACCATGCCGGTTCGGAAATGCCCATGCAAAACAGGACTATGAGCGCTATTTATCCAACCTTTTCAGGGCGTTGCGTCCAGCGCGGATTGCGCCAGTCAATTCCTTCCAGCGATCACCCATGTTGATACCCCCCCCATTGTCAGGCTGACAGATTCTCAAATCCAGTTCGCCGATCACGTGATTTCGTAGGTTCTGCACTCCGTCCAACACGACTGACGTGTCGGGAAACAGATAGGCACCGGTTGGCTGAGGTTCGATGAGCAGACGCTTCTTCTTGATCTGGACGTAGAGCCAGTTGACCGGAATCCCCAACTTGGCAGCGAGCTCCGTTGTGCTCAGGAAGCCGGGATCGTGCTCCCACCGCCTGCGGGAAGGGGGCGCCTTGATGCCTTCGGCCAGCCGGATACGTTGCACGGTGACGGGAAGAACCATGTCGGCACAGTTGGCCGATCCGTGACCCTCTTCGGTGAGAAGGCGAGCAATTTCATTGTCGGGCCTGCCTTCTTTCGCCAGGTCGAGCAGGCGCGCCCGCATTTCGCCACCCCGAGCGAGTTTTGCGATCGCCGTGACCCGCATTTTGACATCGAGGTCGGTCACCGCCCCGCCGCGCCATACGATGCGGACCAGCGCGCGCTCGGACGTCCGGTCGAGCACCACCTTGTCCACCAGGCAGCGCAGGAGCGACTTGCGATGCGCGTCAGTGGTGGCGGGATCCGCCCAGATTTGCGGCAGACGTCCCGCCAAGGCCACCACCTTGCCGGTGAAAGCCTTCCCCATTGCCAGAGGCGCGGTCGGTTGCTGTGCGGATTGCTCGGCCAGCGCCGCCTCCGCCGCCCGAGCCTCCATCAGCGCGCTTTCCCAGCGGCGTTCAAGTTCGGCGGCCACGAGACGGTTGTCAGGATCGACGCGATTGTACTGCCGCTGTGCCAAAGCCGCTGCATAGCGTGTGCGCTCGACCTCGCGTTCGGCGTTTGCGCGCAAGGCTCCGTCGACCTTGCTCTGGCCCGGCGGGCGCGTGACAGAGCATCGAGTTCCGCGGGGGCCAGCGCGGTCAGGAATGCGTCGGCAACAGCGGCGTCCACTGCCTCGGCCCGGATATGCTGGCAAGTGGGCAACCCGGAGTGGGTGCGCAAGTGGTTGCAGACATACTCTCCGCCGCCCTTGTATCGAACATACATCTTGTGGCCGCACCGTCCGCACCACACGATGCCATGCAAGAGAAGGTCGCCGTCGCGGGGGATGCCTCTTGTCTTGGTGCGCATGTATTCGGCCCGGTTGTCGCTCACGATGCTGCGGATCTTCTCATAGGTCGGCCAATCGATATAGGCCGGATACCGGTCCTTCACGACAATACGCCATTCCTCGAGAGGTCTCGCCACTTTCGCTTTTGCCGGAGACCGACCGTCCGGGGTCGTGTCCCTCATGCGGGTTCGGCCATAGACGAAAGCGCCTGCGTAAGCGGGATTCTTCAGGATCGCAGCGACCGCGGAAACCGTCGCGCGAGCCCAGTGCAACTCGCCGTGCCGGTCCCTGCGTGGCAGATCGAGACCGCGAGCATTCAGCATGCGCATCACCTTGGCGAGTGCTGCGCAGCTTCAGAAAGAGTTCGAACACAAGACCAAGCCGGTCCTGAACACCCATATCGGGATCCTTCAGCACGACACCGGCATCCCGTACGAGGCCGACCGGCAAGGTGAGGGCGAGCTCCCCGCGCTGTGCCTTGGCGATCGAGCCGGTCGTCAGGCGGCTGCGGATCGTATGCAGCTCGAGTTCGGATATGGTGCCCTTGAGGCCAAGCAGAAGGCGTCCGTTGGCACTGCCGGGGTCATAGACGCCGTCGCGATCGGCGATCAGACACCCCCGCAGCCCACAGATGTCCAGAAGAGGATACCAATCCGAGCAGTTGCGCGCGAGCCGCGTCACGTCGACGGACAGGATCATTCCCACTTCGCTGAGCCCGACCCGACCGACAAGTTCCGGGAACCCGCTGCGATGTGCGGTACGAGGCGCCGCTCAGACCGAGATCGGCGTCGATCACGTCAATGTCAGCTTCATGCCATCCAAGATCGTGGGCGCGTTGGCTGAGCGCGTATTGCAGCCGCAGGCTCTCTTGGTTGCTCACGACCTGATGCGGCGTCGATTGTCGGATGTAGACGACGGCCTTGCGCTTCAGATGCGTCAGTTGGATCAACTCGGACATCACGAAAGACCTCCGCCAGAACCACGGCTATGTCGTCGACGATCTGGCGCCTCAGCGTCACCGGCAGCATCGTCCAAAGATCTTCGGGTGCCGTGCTCATGATCTAAACTTACCACATTTAGTAGCTCCAGCAAAGCTTCCACGCTCAGTTTGGTAGGAGAAGTCAGCAAAACACACGGCTCGGTCACCGCCACCGGCACATTCAGTGTCACGCCATCGCGATACGCAACCTCGTAGAAGGGCGAAGAACTGCCCCTGCGAAACAACGATCGGCCAAGAACCGGAACCTGCGCCCAAAGAGCGGATGGCGCGGATCAAGGACCTGAACCTCCTCTGGAAAAGATTCGTCAGCATCACCAAAGGGGGTATCCCCAAACACCTTCGAGAAGATAACCGAGCTGGGCTGCGGAGACCTGGACTGCGTCGCCCGTGCGGCTCACCGGCCAGATGAACTTGCCTGCCTCGAGACGTTTCAGATAGAGTGATGTGCCGACCCCCTCATGCCATAAAAATCTTGACCAGATCGCCTTTGCGGCCGCGGAAGCAAAATATCTCTCCCGCATGCGGATCACGCCCGAGACCTTGCTGCACCTGCAATGCCAGCGTGTTCATGCCCCGCCGCATGTCAGTCACGCCGCCGGCGATCCAGACCTTCACGCCTGCCGGAAACGCGATCATTGCCCGTCCACCACTGACAGGATCCGCGCAAGCGCTTCCGGCTCGACCCCGGTGGGCACGACAAGCCGACGGCCATTCGGCAGGGCTATCTCCACCTGAGAGTTCCGTGGAAGATCAGGGGGATCAACCGGCCCCGTTTGAGAGGCAGGGACACCCTTCGTGACGGTCACCGGGGCGAAGGATACCGGGCGGCCCGCACCAAGCTCACCGTTGCGATACTGTCGCCGCCAGATCGTCAACAGTGATCGGCAAATGCCATGCCGCCGCGCCGTCGCTGTCACTTGCCGGTGGCCGACAAAACTTTCCTCGACGATCCGGAGCTTGCCCTCATCCGACCATTGCCGACGACGAATGCCATCGGCTGCAGAGAGAACTTCGATTTGAGGGCGGTAAATGAAATCGGACATAACATCGGACTTATCATCGGATCGTAGCCAAAGTCAGACGGCCGCCGCCGGAGCCTTACCCTGCAAATGCCCGCTTATGCACGCTGGTGCGGTTTTTCTGGTCCGGTGTTGATGTGGCGTTGATGTAAACCGCACAAGCAAAAGCCCGACTGATTAGGTCGGACTTTAAGCTTTTGATTTAGCGTTGTTTTTTGGTTGCGGGAGTAGGATTTGAACCTACGACCTTCAGGTTATGAGCCGAAATATCTGCGATTCCAATAACTTAGATATTTCAGTGACTTACGCGCCAAGCCTTTGATTCCGCGCATTTTCTACTCCGACGACACCCGACATTGACCGGGTTTCACCGTCACCGACCGCGCCAAAACGGTGTATGCGGGTTGAGGTGGCGTTGAGGTGGCCGATCCCTTATCTCACTGGATCATGATCGCGAACGGCCCTGAGCTGCCATTCATCACGGTCACCATTGCTGCATATAAACGCTTGACCTCCCCCTCCCCACTGAAAAATTCCCGACTGGGGTAAGTCTGTTTCTTTGAAAGGAGGCGGATGAAGGGCTTTGAAACAGAAAAAATATCCGACCAATGCAATCAAGCGATCGTTAGTGACGAGAGTCCGTTACTAACGATCGCGAACTGCGGTTCGGACGATTGTGTGATCACGCCAACAGTGTTTGCGGAATCGGTGTAGGAACATCTATCTGTGACAGGCTGGCCAAGAGAGCCTTGGCATTAGCTAAGCGCACGGCTGTTGCCTTTTCAGGCTTACG
This window harbors:
- the tnpB gene encoding IS66 family insertion sequence element accessory protein TnpB, with the protein product MRERYFASAAAKAIWSRFLWHEGVGTSLYLKRLEAGKFIWPVSRTGDAVQVSAAQLGYLLEGVWGYPLW
- the tnpB gene encoding IS66 family insertion sequence element accessory protein TnpB (TnpB, as the term is used for proteins encoded by IS66 family insertion elements, is considered an accessory protein, since TnpC, encoded by a neighboring gene, is a DDE family transposase.), which translates into the protein MIAFPAGVKVWIAGGVTDMRRGMNTLALQVQQGLGRDPHAGEIFCFRGRKGDLVKIFMA
- a CDS encoding transposase, yielding MSDFIYRPQIEVLSAADGIRRRQWSDEGKLRIVEESFVGHRQVTATARRHGICRSLLTIWRRQYRNGELGAGRPVSFAPVTVTKGVPASQTGPVDPPDLPRNSQVEIALPNGRRLVVPTGVEPEALARILSVVDGQ